Proteins found in one Mangifera indica cultivar Alphonso chromosome 15, CATAS_Mindica_2.1, whole genome shotgun sequence genomic segment:
- the LOC123198322 gene encoding phosphatidylinositol 4-kinase gamma 8 produces MAVAIDPHHGFKPFNRSQKCRLQSFTQFDYNILELNQTNLAHSLKHAFEVANIHRSFSTPCLSLANNIEDEFDTNQQIEIVGGRGAPRVRALVVEVAITLASSVEPIPVSSGLGGAYFLPDQNGDIIAVAKPVDEEPLAFNNPKGFGALMPGQPGVKRSVRIGETGVRELAAYLLDHDGFVGVPPTALVKISPVGFNVNDASPITNKPFKIASLQRFVDHEYDAGEIGSSSFSVASIHQIGIFDVRVLNLDRHAGNMLVKKHSTHENYGGETAELVPIDHGLCLPEWLDDPYFEWLHWPQASVPFSDSELEYISNLDPLKDAEMLRTELSSLRESSIRVFILCTIFLKQAATAGLCLAEIGEMMTRKFCGDENLSVLETFCARAKEKVRNKLDEEAEDEKNNDENIDKQESEMFQFDIENEDISNDAMDLPQLLQSPPDTSNHIKAASFLSVRSMPQLQEAAVSSLYEENIPCYDDDNENNTKCIKEKGGNGGSENNKAGGFAKSMSFSAKSYDGESGGISFGEMSESEWRLFLEKYEEGLPQVFEETKCMRLKQRLGTSCKF; encoded by the coding sequence ATGGCAGTAGCCATCGATCCACATCATGGATTCAAGCCGTTTAATCGATCCCAGAAATGCAGACTCCAATCCTTCACTCAGTTTGACTACAACATTCTTGAACTTAATCAAACCAATCTTGCCCACTCTTTAAAACATGCTTTTGAAGTTGCTAATATTCACAGAAGTTTCTCCACCCCTTGCCTTTCTTTAGCTAATAATATAGAAGACGAATTTGACACCAATCAGCAGATTGAAATTGTTGGCGGCAGAGGAGCTCCTCGAGTGCGTGCCCTTGTTGTTGAAGTTGCTATAACTCTGGCTTCTAGTGTTGAACCAATTCCAGTCTCAAGTGGCCTTGGTGGTGCTTACTTTTTGCCTGACCAAAATGGTGACATTATTGCTGTGGCAAAACCAGTTGATGAAGAGCCTTTAGCCTTCAATAATCCTAAAGGGTTTGGGGCCCTCATGCCTGGTCAGCCTGGTGTTAAGCGTTCAGTTCGCATAGGCGAAACTGGAGTCCGAGAACTTGCTGCTTATCTTCTTGACCATGATGGGTTTGTTGGTGTTCCTCCCACAGCTTTAGTCAAAATCTCACCAGTTGGGTTCAATGTAAATGATGCATCACCAATTACAAACAAACCCTTTAAGATTGCCTCGCTTCAACGCTTTGTGGATCATGAATACGATGCAGGCGAGATAGGTTCTTCTAGCTTTTCAGTAGCTTCAATTCACCAGATTGGTATTTTCGATGTAAGAGTTCTAAACCTTGATAGGCATGCCGGAAACATGCTTGTTAAAAAACATAGTACGCATGAAAATTATGGTGGTGAGACAGCAGAGCTTGTGCCCATAGACCATGGATTATGCTTGCCTGAGTGGCTTGATGATCCATATTTTGAATGGCTGCATTGGCCTCAAGCCTCCGTACCCTTTTCGGATTCTGAACTTGAGTACATTAGCAATCTTGATCCATTAAAAGATGCAGAGATGTTAAGAACCGAACTTTCTTCTTTAAGGGAGTCATCGATCCGGGTATTTATCCTTTGTACCATTTTCCTGAAGCAAGCTGCTACTGCTGGCCTTTGTCTAGCTGAAATAGGTGAAATGATGACTAGGAAGTTTTGTGGTGACGAAAATTTGAGTGTGTTAGAGACTTTCTGTGCAAGAGCTAAGGAAAAAGTAAGGAATAAATTAGACGAGGAGGCGGAAGACGAGAAGAACAATGATGAGAACATAGACAAACAAGAATCTGAAATGTTTCAATTCGATATTGAAAATGAGGACATTTCCAATGATGCTATGGATCTTCCTCAGCTCTTACAGAGCCCACCTGACACGTCTAATCATATCAAAGCCGCAAGTTTCTTATCCGTAAGATCAATGCCGCAGCTACAAGAGGCTGCAGTGTCTTCCTTATACGAGGAAAACATCCCTTGTTATGACGATGACAatgaaaataatacaaaatgtATCAAAGAAAAGGGTGGTAATGGTGGAAGTGAAAACAACAAAGCAGGAGGATTTGCAAAGAGCATGAGTTTCTCAGCGAAAAGTTACGATGGTGAAAGCGGGGGAATCAGTTTTGGAGAGATGAGCGAAAGTGAATGGAGACTGTTCTTGGAAAAATATGAGGAGGGTTTGCCTCAAGTATTTGAAGAAACAAAGTGCATGAGATTGAAACAAAGGTTGGGAACTTCGTGCAAGTTCTGA